A genomic stretch from Amycolatopsis sp. 195334CR includes:
- a CDS encoding pentapeptide repeat-containing protein yields MPELDRSALRADCAQCFALCCVAPAFAKSADFAIDKPAGRACPNLLEDFRCGIHTELRPRGFPGCTVYDCFGAGQKVAQLTYGGRDWRRAPETAKEMFEVFPVMRHLHELLYYLTEALALPQAKKVHSGLHEIRERIDLRTGENPETLLETDVAGLREEANVLLSRASELARASVAGKKKNHRGADLIGARLKNAKLAGANLRGAYLIGADLRGADLRLADVIGADFRDADLRGAELTEAVFLIQSQVDSARGDGSTGLPPSLAAPAHWG; encoded by the coding sequence TTGCCCGAGCTAGACCGCAGTGCGCTGCGGGCCGACTGCGCACAGTGCTTCGCGTTGTGCTGCGTGGCACCCGCGTTCGCGAAATCCGCTGATTTCGCCATCGACAAACCGGCCGGGCGCGCGTGCCCCAACCTGCTCGAAGACTTCCGCTGCGGGATCCACACCGAGCTGCGGCCGCGGGGTTTCCCCGGCTGCACGGTCTACGACTGCTTCGGCGCGGGTCAGAAGGTCGCGCAGCTCACCTACGGCGGGCGCGACTGGCGCCGGGCCCCGGAAACCGCGAAGGAGATGTTCGAGGTCTTCCCGGTTATGCGGCACCTGCACGAGTTGCTCTACTACCTGACCGAAGCGCTCGCCCTGCCGCAGGCGAAGAAGGTCCACAGTGGATTGCACGAGATCCGCGAGCGGATCGACCTGCGTACCGGGGAAAATCCGGAAACGCTGCTGGAAACCGACGTCGCCGGGTTGCGCGAAGAGGCGAACGTGCTGCTGTCGCGGGCCAGTGAACTCGCCCGTGCTTCGGTGGCGGGCAAGAAGAAGAACCACCGCGGCGCCGACCTCATCGGCGCGCGGCTGAAGAACGCCAAGCTGGCCGGGGCCAACCTGCGGGGCGCCTACCTGATCGGGGCCGATCTGCGCGGCGCGGACCTGCGGCTCGCCGACGTGATCGGTGCCGACTTCCGCGACGCGGACCTGCGTGGCGCCGAGCTCACCGAAGCCGTGTTCCTCATCCAGTCCCAAGTGGA